ACTTTTCCATCCTCAGTGCAGACCCGGAGCGGCCCAGTGGCCCCGGGTGTCCCTCCTCCCAGGAGCAGCTCTTCCATGAAAGCTTTGACACCGACTCTCCGTCCAGCCCCGCCGCAGGACACACCGCAGCCACCGGGATGCCTCAGTACCTCGGCAGTGACTCGACCGTTGGTCCCCTGTTCTCcaggtaccagggttggggtcaattataattgcaattgcttaatggatgattaattacaattatggcgtaattataattgtaattgtagttttaatgttgtaatcataagtcattttttattgagtttagatacttgactttgtaattgtatttgccataaaaatcctataaaaattgtcaattataatttaacacatggatccatgttagagttctaagttcagttctacacatatgtagttaacagttattaaaacatgtttcatttcaagctttctcacattttatcatttgaacaaaaatgaaactgagtgTTATACTGATATAAAAAattctcagacacacacaccaaaaatattaaaaaacctatattttcattgattaggaagcctaacaaggtaaccaatagatatgaaataaattacatgatatatatttgtttttattttacagctgatttaggaccagttatcataagagatgctaacagaaagctaacacaagaggaaggttaacttcatttaggttatttattacagtgtcagtgattaattgtatatgaactttagtaattgaatatgtaattgtaattgactttgaggtttaaaaaaaatgttattgaaatgtaatttgaaaaaatgctggtcattttaatcataattgaattgttaatTGACAATgggtaattaaaatgtaattataactgaaaaatgtaattgactccatcCCAGGTACCCTCACATCCAGATGCAGCCCATCCCTCTGGTGGAGGTGGACTACAAGACCAACCCCAAAGCCAAACCACCTCATTCCCACTCCTCTCTCATCTACATGGCCATGCAGGCCAGTGAACAGCCCAAAGTCACTTTGTCCACCATCTATAAGTGGATCAAAGAGAACTTCTGCTACTACAGACACGCAGAGCCCACCTGGCAGGTAAGTGACacccacttttattatttatgactaTCCATCTCCCTTCATTTATCATCACTTACTCATATTTGCTCAATGGTTTTGTaataaatattgcttttattgtgtctttgttacagAACTCTATTCGTCACACCTTGTCCCTCAACAAGAGGTTCAAGAAGGTCCCTCGACAGAAAGACGAGCCCGGCAGAGGAGGATTCTGGAAAATCAACCCAGATCACTCAGACATGTGTGTCAAGAGACTTTCCAGACGCAAGAAACGTTTTCAGGGCTATCAGGACACTGCAAGCACTTCTTCTGTTAATGAAGATATGAGTCCTGAACAGAAGACCCTGTCGCCTACGGACAGTAGAGGGACCACGAGGTCTACAGAGACACTGCTTGATCTTGACATTCTTGCAGCAGCGTGTCTTGAAGTTTTCGGTGGAAATTGTAACACCTTGGAGGATTTGGACCTCACCTCTGCTGTTAGGGTCCAGGAATATGAGATGGAAAGGAAGCAGCAACCAACAGGAgagcaggaaaggtggtggggaggaggagaagaaaccATGAACCACCAGCTGTCCTATGGCTACATGGACCTGTTATTCTCTGAGCAGTCAGAGGTAGGAGAGGTGCAGCCATTGGTGGAGGTCACAGTGGGGACAGAGACCGTACCCCAAACCCTGGATCAAGGCTTTGGTCTGAGTGAGGGCTTCTTCACATCTACCTATGACCATCCACCACCAACAACACTGACTGTCCTATAACAAACCACGTAAGAATCTttgtaatatgtatatattgtattatatgtggatatatgttttaaatttgtatttcttttttgattttttattcatattttgttcagtattttcatttgtcttttgctatacatttttgtgaactttgtttatatattcgTTTTCATCATATATCTTGTTCCCTGGGActgaaaattcttttttttactttttcactgaaagttaagGATAAAAATATCAAACCAACACAGCTCGCCATGAAAAATGATACAATGAAGGACAGACTGAGGACACAgactttattatcttttttattatcaatCTATAATGTAagaaaggtttgtgtgtgtgtgtgtgtgtgtgtgtgtgtgtgtgtgtgtgtgtgtgtgtgtgtgtgtgtttgtgtgtgtgtgtgtgtgtgtgtgtatttataacaaaaatagtaaatcaaaacaaaaaacgaaacatttatacaaaaagtacacaaaacgacaattataatttaacacatggatccatgttagagttctaagttcagttctacacatatgtagttaacagttattaaatcatgtttcatttcaagctttctcacattttatcatttgaaacaaaaatgaaactgagtgTTATACTGATATCAAAAATGCTCAGacgcacacaccaaaaatattaaaaaacatatattttcattgattaggaagcctaacaaggtaaccaatagatatgaaataaattacatgatatatatttgtttttagtgtattttacagctgatttaggaccagttatcataagagatgctaacagaaagctaacacaagaggaagtttagtgtcagtgattaattgtatatgaactttagtaattgaatatgtaattgtaattgactttgaggtttcaaaaaattgtaattgaaatttaatttgaaaaaaatttggtCATTgtgatcataattgaattgttaatTGACAATgggtaattaaaatgtaattataactgaaaaatgtaattgactccaacccaggTACCCTCACATCCAGATGCAGCCCATCCCTCTGGTGGAGGTGGACTACAAGACCAACCCCAAAGCCAAACCACCTCATTCCCACTCCTCTCTCATCTACATGGCCATGCAGGCCAGTGAACAGCCCAAAGTCACTTTGTCCACCATCTATAAGTGGATCAAAGAGAACTTCTGCTACTACAGACACGCAGAGCCCACCTGGCAGGTAAGTGACacccacttttattatttatgactaTCCATCTCCCTTCATTTATCATCACTTACTCATATTTAATCAATGGTTTTGTaataaatattgcttttattgtgtctttgttacagAACTCTATTCGTCACACCTTGTCCCTCAACAAGAGGTTCAAGAAGGTCCCTCGACAGAAAGACGAGCCCGGCAGAGGAGGATTCTGGAAAATCAACCCAGATCACTCAGACATGTGTGTCAACAGACTTTTCAGACGCAAGAAACGTTTTCAGGGCTATCAGGACACTGCAAGCACTTCTTCTGTTAATGAAGATATGAGTCCTGAACAGAAGACCCTGTCGCCTACGGACAGTAGAGGGACCACGAGGTCTACAGAGACACTGCTTGATCTTGGTCCTGCGGCTACATGGACCTGTTATTCTCTGAGCAGTCAGAGGTAGGAGAGGTGCAGCCATTGGTGGAGGTCACAGTGGGGACAGAGACCGTACCCCAAACCCTGGATCAAGGCTTTGGTCTGAGTGAGGGCTTCTTCACATCTACCTATGACCATCCACCACCAACAACACTGACTGTCCTATAACAAACCACGTAAGAATCTttgtaatatgtatatattgtattatatgtggaaattagttttaaatttgtatttttttttttgattttttattcatattttgttcagtattttcatttgtcttttgctatacatttttgtgaactttgtttatatattcgttttcatcatattttgctCCCTGGGActgaaaattcttttttttactttttcactgaaagttaagGATAATAATATCAAACCAACACAGCTCGCCCTGAAAAATGATACAATGAAGGACAGACTGAGGACACAgactttattatcttttttattatctatctataatgcaagaaaggtgtgtgtgtgtgtgtgtgtgtgtgtgtgtgtgtgtgtgtgtgtgtgtgtgtgtgtgtgtgtgtgtgtgtatatatttataactaaaatagtaaatcaaaacaaaaaactaaacatttatacaaaaagtacacaaaacgacaattataatttaaaacatggatccatgttagagttctaagttcagttctacacatatgtagttaacagttattaaatcatgtttcatttcaagctttctcacatttcaTCATTTGAACAAAATTGAAACTGAGTGTTATACTGATataaaaaatgctcagacacacacaccaaaaatattaaaaaacctatattttcattgattaggaagcctaacaaggtaaccaatagatatgtaataaattacatgatatatatttgtttttagtgtattttacagctgatttaggaccagttatcataagagatgctaacagaaagctaacacaagaggaaggttaacttaatttaggttatttattacagtgtcagtgattaattgtatatgaactttagtaattgaatatgtaattgtaattgactttgaggtttaaaaaaaaatgttattgaaatgtaatttgaaaaaatgctggtcattttaatcataattgaattgttaattgacaatgggtaattgaaaatgtaattataactgaaaaatgtaattgactccaacccaggTACCCTCACATCCAGATGCAGCCCATCCCTCTGGTGGAGGTGGACTACAAGACCAACCCCAAAGCCAAACCACCTCATTCCCACTCCTCTCTCATCTACATGGCCATGCAGGCCAGTGAACAGCCCAAAGTCACTTTGTCCACCATCTATAAGTGGATCAAAGAGAACTTCTGCTACTACAGACACGCAGAGCCCACCTGGCAGGTAAGTGACacccacttttattatttatgactaTCCATCTCCCTTCATTTATCATCACTTACTCATATTTGCTCAATggttttgtaataaatcttgcttttattgtgtctttgttacagAACTCTATTCGTCACACCTTGTCCCTCAACAAGAGGTTCAAGAAGGTCCCTCGACAGAAAGACGAGCCCGGCAGAGGAGGATTCTGGAAAATCAACCCAGAGGCAAAgactttattatctttttcattatctatctataatgcaagaaaggtctgtgtgtgtgcgtgtgtgtatttataacaaatatagtaaataaaaacaaaaaactaaacatttatacaaaaagtacacaaaacgacaacagaaatgcacaaaaatatacataaaggctccactcaaaataaacaaaacttaatatttgtacaaaaatacaaaaaatgactccagaatcacattacaatggcaacaaaaagcaaaaaaaccacaaaaagacaacagaaagatacaaaattacacttattgactccaataaacattacagaaaaatacatccaaccttcaaacatgtACTCATTTCAGATCACTTCTTGGTatcttttgaattaaaaatatcggcttaaattctgagagaatcctgcagtctgtgccttttcctcgccctccgctctcttttctgtttcaggtgtcttgatgatGGAGATAACGGTTCCTGATCTTTGGCTCATGGCACAACTAATCTGGGACACTTTGggctgatcaatggttcgctgctcaactagtctggaacacttggatggactcaTCAATGTTTTgctgctcaactagtctggaacacttggatggactatccttttatcctattctgtttgtccctctgttcactaaccccaaccagtagaagcggatggctgccacctctgaacctggttccgctggagatttcttcctataaaaaagagggagttttttcttcccactgtcgctaaatgcttgttcatgtggatcttgttgggttctttcttctttttattatggactttatattttgtatgaggtaccaagtgtaaaaatgtagtataaaagttttagttaacacattttcattatttatctcacttttctcatatttagcacattttcctacatttaacacaacatttaaccacatatatagaggtaaaaaaatgcactaaatctaaatatataaatctaaatataaatggtatatgttatattggtgaagaggtgggtgggacggttttgtgtgtctctgcttgtgcattggttgaggttacaatgggcggggtcaattagcatatgaaCGAAACCTTTAAGttccacatttagatttagatttaaacatttagatttaacatttaacatttagatttagatttaacatttaacattcagatttaacatttaacattcagatttaacatttaacattcatatttaaaatatatatataaaatttaacatttagacttagatttaacatttagatataacatataacatttagatttaaaatttagatatagatttaacatttagatataacatataccatttagatttagatttatatatttagattttatgcTTTATTTTACCTCTatttatgtggttaaatgttgtgttaaatgtaggaaaatgtgctaaatatgagaaaagtgatataaataatgtaaatgtgttagctaaaacttttatactacatttttacacttaccACCCAATTATTTTgctcagcgctttgagatgactttcttttattttgtgctatataaataaagttgcattgaattgaatttggtcataattgacaactctacttaagctcctcccactactaTACTGTAGTAGTTATATTTAaagctgatgtttttttttaaatgtgggatTAAATAACACTGAATGATAATCAATGAAAGGAAGACTTTACATGTGAATATATtggtttaaatacataatagtGATGTGGCAGTCCAAATTCTaacaacatatttcatttaaaagctAGTAATACTTaatcagaggtgaaaataacTGATTACAAAGTACtcacgttattgtaattgaaatgctttttatggggacttgtacttttttcagtatatttctaaatcagtgttttgacttgtacttacagtacgttttaaaaaaagtaatttattacttttctgccaacagttactgagtatttttttattttaaaatgatcaacagactttgtaaaactacaaaaaatgaaatgaccagacaacaatcaaatgtatcacaccatagtcgaccaatcagattaaaggtaatgcacggcaccaaaacagcattgaatgctggttctTTTCTTagtttcagagttcataaatgtagttatacttaGAACTggagattttttattattattttgaattgaatgaatttgtgttatttaatttaaaaatttttttggcAGAATATTCATTTTATACGCAGGTGCCtttgtgtaaaaataaattaagttacaattgcaagatttcatctcttcctttttaagtttatgtttactgtatgcaaggtaaTCATGTCAAGATTTATTATGGATCAGGTCTGTGAAAGGATAGGGCACTGCATGAGTACCTCACATAATggtctaatttgtgttttttgcaagGGTGACAAaaatactagtcttcagtactcaagtaaaagtatagatacttgaataaaaataactctggtaaaagtaaaagtattgaagttgctcccttacttgagtaaaagtaaaaaagtacatgctactaaatgtactgtactgtaattaaaaagtaaaacaaatgttccttcaattataagacagtgtttttaaaccagcaaattctttatcctttattttttttaagaacttgtagaatactggtttatgaaaacaagtaaaatctgttacccttgaacatctggagaatttagcactcataatgaacacaatttgtaaataaaatgtgtcaagaaataaaatgttcaataaaacccagagcagctttgagtttaacgtCCTTAAGAACTTGtggaaaactggtacatggacataaattaaatctgttaccctatatgaacacctggagaatttagcactaattatagattaaaataaatgtgtaaataaaatgtttcaagcttctcctccagcttcaCGGTTGTTGGTTGTGGAAGATGACGTCACGATGTAAAAAGAAGCAATTGTGACGTCATCTTTAATGGTCATAAAATTAAGGCCGTAGCTATGGATACGTTAaaaccactcggccatcctggcaCGGTGAAAACATAGGCATATTACACTTATGTAGTGTtggaatggattattattcatggtttctttttgtgtgtattattataattatatatctttataatcaataatcctgtaattatatatctttataatcaataatcctgtaattatatatctttataatcaataatactgtaattatatatctttataatcaataattctgtaattatatatctttataatcaataatcctgttaataaaatacattctcaGTCAGTCcaactttttttaaagccccacaggacaaggacaaacaatttcagaacatctgattttgacttaatctaaatctaacaataacaaccatgtacgtaagcgatgatacaaatcagatataaattaCTAGGAaactcagattaacactaaaatgtcagtttgatccaaaatgcacaaagtctaaatcattaacaaatacgaataattatagtttaaaaattaaacttattacacattaaacatctcatacatacctaataaatcaaataaacagacacaataaaccactaaatgctaaataatattaataataatactgctttaaatcaccagtaaataacatctttaactaactaaaataactgattgtttaatttctaaatgtaaaacatcttataattaaaattaatactGTAAGATTTCAACTTTTGAAAACTGTGCATTGACATACATTTCTTCCTGCATGTACAGTGGGccataaaagtatttattcagccaccaaatgtgcaagttgtcccacttaaaaagatgagagaggcctgtaattttcatcataaatatacctcaactatgagagacaaaatgaaaaaaaaaaaaatcaagaaaatcacattgtaggatttttaataaatttattggtaaatccctctgtaaaataaatatttggtcacctacaaacaagccagatttgtgtctctcacagacctgtaacttcttctttaagaggctcctctgtcctccactcgttacctgtattaatggcacctgtttgaactggttatcagtataaaagacacctgtccacaacctcagacagtcacactccaaactctacTATGGCCaacaccaaagagctgtcaaaggacaccagaaacacaatagtagacctgcaccaggctgggaagactgaatctgtaataggtaaacagcttggtgtgaagaaatcaactgtaggagcaattattagaaaatggaagacatacaagaccactgataatctccctcaatctggggctccacacaagatctcaccctgtggggtcaaaatgatcacaagaacagtgagcaaaaatcccagaaccacacggggggacctagtgaataacctgcagagagctgggaccaaagtaacaaaggctaccatcagtaacacactacgccaccagggattcaaatcctgcagtgccagacgtgtcctccTGCTTAAACCAGTACATGTCCAGAcctgtctgaagtttgctagagagcatttggatgatccagaagaggattgggtgaatgtcatatggtcagatgaaaccaaaatagaactttttggtaaaaactcaactagtcgtgtttggaggagaaaaaacACCATACCATGTGTAAAGCatgtgacaaagggcagccctggtggagtccaaccctcactggaaacCAGTTTGACTTACTGCCAGCAATGTGGACCTTTCtaatattaaatacattattcataattttatttttcttctcatttgtcTTCTgtagaatttatttattcatttatattttggctgcacaattaaagttaaagaataaacaaaatataatttgagAAATTTGCATCCAGCAGTCATCACTGCATTTATGAATATtagttctaaaaacatttttattattaggatttggtacaatttcagtaaacaatgttacgatttatttagtatttactTTTCTGACGTGCAATAActcaaaaaatattcataaaaagtTTTGTTTAAATCATATTAATTGCATATAGTtagtaggggtgagtattggcaatgATGTTACAATACGATACGTGTCACGATACaataatattgtaatatattgagatactctacccagttaatatcaaaattaaacgtaaagatgaaaaatcaagttgctgtatatgttcatcagaagatattgatcattcagaggacaaaatacagtgttacacactgccatcataaaataaagtgcaacaagtttcttttcactgaaactactgtgtagaagtctcaaagtaaccatgacaacataatg
The nucleotide sequence above comes from Gouania willdenowi unplaced genomic scaffold, fGouWil2.1 scaffold_14_arrow_ctg1, whole genome shotgun sequence. Encoded proteins:
- the LOC114458614 gene encoding forkhead box protein J1-B-like; translated protein: MYPKDEVQGSGPAPLDDCLTSLNWLQNFSILSADPERPSGPGCPSSQEQLFHESFDTDSPSSPAAGHTAATGMPQYLGSDSTVGPLFSRYPHIQMQPIPLVEVDYKTNPKAKPPHSHSSLIYMAMQASEQPKVTLSTIYKWIKENFCYYRHAEPTWQNSIRHTLSLNKRFKKVPRQKDEPGRGGFWKINPDHSDMCVKRLSRRKKRFQGYQDTASTSSVNEDMSPEQKTLSPTDSRGTTRSTETLLDLDILAAACLEVFGGNCNTLEDLDLTSAVRVQEYEMERKQQPTGEQERWWGGGEETMNHQLSYGYMDLLFSEQSEVGEVQPLVEVTVGTETVPQTLDQGFGLSEGFFTSTYDHPPPTTLTVL